Within Streptomyces roseirectus, the genomic segment TCGCCGTCCGGCGGGAACACCCCGCTGCGGCGCAGGACGTCTTCGAGCTGTTCGCGGTTGTCCTTCACGGCCGGCAGAGACCCGGCCACCCCGTTCTCGTCGCCGCCCGTGCGGATGTGGTCGTACGTGTCGACCCCGACGATCAGCGCCCGATTCCCCCTGTCGCGGGGGTCGAAGCCGCTCACCGGCTAGTCCTGGTCGGGATCCAACGGCTCGACGAGCGGATCAGGAAAGGTGGTTCCGCGCTCGACCTGTCGCCGGTTCTCCTTCCAGGAGTCCACGGACCGCTTGGTCCACCCCAGCAACGTCCCGGTGGTCACGGCCCCTTCGAGGATCCGGATCACCAACTCGACGTCGACCCCCATGTGTTCGCGCCCGGCACTGTCCCGGGAACGCTCCTCGATCTTCAACCCCCCCTCCAGCACCAGTCGCCTCAGCGGCTCCTCTCTCTCCAACCACGCCTTAAGCGCCCCGACGTCACGCCGGTTCCCGTCCACCCGAACCCGCACACCCGATCCGGCAACAGCATCCCCGTCAGACATGCACCCCATGATGGCACCGGGAACGCGACGGGGGGAGCGTTTGAACACACCCCCCGCAGACGAACGCGTTCAGCTCACCGAGAGGCAGCGTGCGCAAGAAAAACCGACCAGGTCAGGGGGTCGACCTGGAAGGTAGGGCTGTCCGCGAGTTCGGCCCGACCCCGAGGAAGACGGTGTGGGCGGAGATCACCCTCGCCCCCCACCGGAACGCGGAAACCGACGCGTCGGCGAACGACCCCCTCACGACCGGGAGTTCGGCCGCGCCCAAGGTCAACCACCTGTAAGTACCGGGGGAGAAAGTACCTCTCCAAACCCCCTCCGTCCCCCAAACGCGAATTCTGTGAACTTCCCGTGAAGGCATGGATTCCGCACCCAAGAGCTGCTTTACGCTCAGCGCACACACGTAAACGGCCCCCGCCGGGACTACCGATCCCGAGCGAGGGCCTAGCCACCAAGAAAGACAGCACCTTCCCCGATGGTTGAAGAGAACATTAGCGTGCCCACGCACGCCCACCTCCCCCTCCCCGCCGATTTCGCGCCGCGCGGCGTCACCCACGTCACCGTCCGCCACCGCGACTGCTTCACGATCATCGGCAACCACCTCGCGCAGCACACCCACCTCAGCCTCACGGCCATCGGCCTCGCGACCTACATCCAGTCCATCCCCACCGGCACCCGCGTCGACATCAAGACCCTCGCCGACCGCTTCCCCGAGGGCGAAGTCCGCATCGCCACCGCCCTCCGCGAACTGGAAACCCACGGCTACCTCCGCCGCATCCGCACCCGCCTCCCCTCAGGCAACGTGGTCACCCGAACGGTCTCCTACAACAACCCAGGCACACCCCACCCCCCACCACCCCCGGCGTCACCCCCACCGCCACCGCCCCCCACCGAAGAACCCCCCACGCCCCCAACTACCCCCACCGAAGGCCCCTCCACGCCCCCACCCACCCCCACCCCTCTCCCCCTCCCCACGCCCAAACCCCCACTCCCCACCCCCACCCACGACAACCCCGAACACCGCGAGTTGGCAGAAGCCCTCCTCACCACCCTCCACCTGACCGACGCCCGCCTCCTCCTCCGCCGCAAAGACATCGCCACCCTCACGCCGGCAGTAGCCACCTGGCTCGAACGCGGCATCCCCCTCCAATCAATCCGCGCCGCCCTGACCACCACCCTCCCCACCCCCCTCCACCACGCCCCCGCCCTCCTCTCCCACCGCCTCACCGAACACCTCCCCCCACCCCTCCCCGAACTCCCACCCCGCCCCCACCCCCTAACCCCCTGCGAATCCTGCGACCGAGCGATCAGAGCCCCCCAGGGTTCCCACTGCCGCGACTGCCGTCCCGAACATCTGGAGGCCGCCTAGCATGAAAGCGACGATCCTTGCCCCCGGGCACAGACGAGGAGCGAGCGCCATGACCATCGCACCGGACGACGCGCGACAGCAGGACACCTCACGCCACTACCAAGCCATGAGGGACCTCCTGGACTCCATCGACGACACCCTCCCCGGCAAATTCGAGATCACCAAGGAAGGGATCGTCCACAGCATGATGGCGCCCGTCGGCCCACACGAGTTGACCCTCCTGCACCTGCGAAAGCGCCTGGAAAAGGTGATGCCGGAGGAGAACGTCGCCCACACGGGCGAGCCGGACCTGGAGGACGAGTCCGAGGGCATCCTGCGCCGCCCCGACCTCATGGTGATCGCCTTGGCCGACATGGAAGTCCCAGGAACCTTCGACCCTCGCACCCTCATCGCCGCTGTCGAAGTCGTCTCCCGCTCCAACCCCGACAACGACTGGGTCGGCAAGACACGCGACTACCCCTTGATGGGCATCCCCACCTACGCCATCTTCGACCCCCGCACCGCCACCGGCGCCGTCTTCACCGACATCCACCCCACCCCCACGGGCCCCCGCTACGCCACCCGCAAGGACTTCGTCTACGGCGAAGACGTCACCATCGCCGACTGGACCATCTCCACCAAGGACCTGCCCCGCTACGACCAGTAACCCCCACCCGACCACCACCAGGCACCCCCATGCCCACCTCCCCACACCCCACCCTCCCTCACCCGAGCCGGATCCCCCGCCCCGCCCACACCCCGGACGCCCTCCGCGCCGCGCTGGCCCGCCTCGCCCCCGCCCGCCTCGACGAGATGCAGGCGACCAAGGACGACGCCTTCGCGGAGGCCGTCGAGTGGCGATCCCTCACCCCCGTGCAGAGCTGGATCCTCACCTGGGCCAGAGAAATCGAGATCGCCCGCCGCCCCGCCCTCTCCGCCCGCTACGCACAGGCCAAGGCCCACTTGGAAGACCCGGACCCGCTGATGGCCAAGGAAGCCCTGGAGGAACTGAGCGCGGTCCTGAACGAGGCGACGAGGGACGCACGAACGTGAGCTGGAAGTAGGCCCCGCAGCCTCCCGTCCAACCCCTCCCCCCCTCTCCCCCTACCCCCCAACCCTCCCCTGCCGAGCGAACGCCGACTCCAACCCCCGCTTCACCACCCCCGCCAACGGCCGCTCCACCCACCGATGAACGCCATAGCTCAACACCAGGAACCCGGCGAGGACGACCAGGATCAGCACGCGCGCATCCATCTCACTCCGCAGCCGGTTGATGACGGTCGTCCCGGCGGCGTAATGCATCAGGTAGAGCGGATACGTCAGCGCCCCCGCAGTCACCAGCCACTTCCCCCGCACCCAGTCCAACTTCCCCGACGCGATGGCGACCATCACGAGCAGGAAC encodes:
- a CDS encoding helix-turn-helix domain-containing protein encodes the protein MPTHAHLPLPADFAPRGVTHVTVRHRDCFTIIGNHLAQHTHLSLTAIGLATYIQSIPTGTRVDIKTLADRFPEGEVRIATALRELETHGYLRRIRTRLPSGNVVTRTVSYNNPGTPHPPPPPASPPPPPPPTEEPPTPPTTPTEGPSTPPPTPTPLPLPTPKPPLPTPTHDNPEHRELAEALLTTLHLTDARLLLRRKDIATLTPAVATWLERGIPLQSIRAALTTTLPTPLHHAPALLSHRLTEHLPPPLPELPPRPHPLTPCESCDRAIRAPQGSHCRDCRPEHLEAA
- a CDS encoding Uma2 family endonuclease produces the protein MTIAPDDARQQDTSRHYQAMRDLLDSIDDTLPGKFEITKEGIVHSMMAPVGPHELTLLHLRKRLEKVMPEENVAHTGEPDLEDESEGILRRPDLMVIALADMEVPGTFDPRTLIAAVEVVSRSNPDNDWVGKTRDYPLMGIPTYAIFDPRTATGAVFTDIHPTPTGPRYATRKDFVYGEDVTIADWTISTKDLPRYDQ